One window of the Periophthalmus magnuspinnatus isolate fPerMag1 chromosome 6, fPerMag1.2.pri, whole genome shotgun sequence genome contains the following:
- the LOC117372307 gene encoding uncharacterized protein LOC117372307 encodes MALLRPRGGAAFSICVFALPALGRGGNMANAYKMTNRDIQQLILLRASNAAIFTGRKNSAMRGWRAIKRELGLQGLMSARQLKKKWDNLNQKYKVIKNPSEGEQPKNPAAWPWFYLMDDALNGRLDNAAKVIELLPIDDEKHEADFPYRPSSDSEDVISALNVVEMAPIESEEDIEMIDKSGNYEESTKKPNEIALQAPKITVKTLESVPTMPKHTMTPIEPNTKPSTQPSLLYATLLPDSTASVASKVPTTSTQSIVMQAKTVDNTSTQNVQPRTVLYATLLPDSTATTSNSATTSNSTTRNCLASNRNIALEVVELNKKFLEYKREKKALEKEQAEFDKELINLEREREQLNKERQALDLKKIENERDRAVLDKNRADLEREKAGVERDKVLLDRDRAYLDRDRAIFERDKIFLDKAKEDFEKQKETFRNQMATSASEVEQERKCGATTEEEEQMDGSEKYNNLTDKVLQILTADADQEETRHRFATLVKKLSEKL; translated from the exons ATGGCTCTCCTCCGGCCTCGTGGGGGCGCTGCATTTTCCATCTGTGTTTTCGCTCTTCCGGCTTTGGGAAGAGGAGGCAACATGGCGAACGCATACAAAA TGACCAATCGAGACATCCAGCAGCTAATTCTTCTCAGAGCCAGTAATGCTGCCATTTTTACCGGGAGAAAGAACTCTGCGATGAGAGGATGGAG AGCAATAAAAAGAGAGTTGGGACTTCAGGGGTTGATGTCGGCTCGTCAGCTCAAGAAGAAATGGGACAACCTGAACCAAAAGTACAAG GTGATTAAAAACCCTTCTGAAGGTGAGCAGCCAAAGAACCCCGCAGCTTGGCCCTGGTTTTATCTGATGGACGATGCACTGAATGGCCGATTGGACAACGCCGCTAAGGTCATCGAACTTCTCCCCATTGACGACGAAAAACACGAAGCAGACTTTCCCTACCGCCCCTCCTCTGACTCGGAAGATGTAATCAGCGCTTTAAACGTGGTTGAAATGGCTCCAATTGAAAGCGAGGAAGACATTGAGATGATTGACAAAAGCGGCAACTATGAAGAAAGCACCAAAAAACCCAACGAAATTGCATTGCAAGCTCCGAAAATTACTGTTAAAACGCTGGAAAGTGTGCCAACCATGCCCAAACATACTATGACACCAATAGAACCAAATACAAAACCAAGTACGCAACCTTCATTGCTATACGCAACTCTTTTACCAGATTCTACTGCTTCAGTTGCAAGCAAAGTTCCAACCACCTCTACCCAAAGTATCGTCATGCAAGCTAAAACTGTCGACAACACTAGCACACAAAATGTCCAGCCAAGAACAGTGCTTTACGCAACTTTGTTACCGGATTCTACCGCTACTACTTCTAACAGCGCTACTACTTCTAACAGCACTACTAGAAATTGCCTTGCATCAAATCGGAATATCGCTTTGGAAGTTGTAGAGTTGAACAAAAAGTTCTTGGAATATAAAAGGGAGAAAAAAGCACTTGAAAAAGAACAAGCCGAGTTTGACAAAGAGTTGATCAATttggaaagggagagagagcagttgAACAAAGAAAGGCAGGCACTGGATTTGaagaaaattgaaaatgagCGCGATAGGGCAGTGCTAGACAAAAACAGGGCCGatttggagagagagaaggctgGAGTGGAGAGGGATAAGGTATTGCTGGATCGTGATCGGGCTTACCTAGACCGAGACAGAGCAATTTTTGAAAGAGATAAGATTTTTCTTGACAAAGCAAAAGAGGATTtcgaaaaacaaaaagaaacattcaGGAATCAAATGGCAACATCTGCGTCCGAGGTTGAACAGGAGAGAAAATGTGGAGCTacaacagaggaagaggaacaaATGGATGGCTCcgaaaaatacaacaatttaaCAGACAAAGTTTTACAAATATTGACAGCAGATGCAGACCAAGAAGAAACAAGGCATAGGTTTGCAACTTTAGTTAAAAAACTATCAGAAaagctgtaa
- the LOC117372662 gene encoding uncharacterized protein LOC117372662 — MTSHMLSMEPPLVTLPQFTENSYKMTEDDVKRLIEFRASNEALFTGKRNSAKIAWSVILKGLGLEGKLTPDQIAKKWDNLRTKYKDLKQPYQGQEVSGVVESWPWFHMMEEAMHGRLFNSSMVLNPDSEPDQNQDQNQTQNQNQPQENQDILEFLIKTEMDESVNMSRRTRSSTGNTATGGALGWRRISECSYKWTDNETEKLIKLRASNEVLFTGRRNTAKPAWRAILFEMGLQGKVSIDQLAKKWDNLKRKYKELKFPAPGVDPNLSSWPWFFRMNEAMEGRLAGAAPLLTPIIEEEDEFCEAPSPMPKKRQRRSRGMTDFLTESEIDLLVENVEKNGAGNLAEAQRGSEYSYKLTEEDTRRLIELRAANEVLFTGKRNTVKPAWRGIVKELGLTGKITPDQVAKKWDNLKTRFKDLKFPPQGMEGQVNPAGWPWFQLMSDAFEGRLLGKAPSVEPVWNNSDDTLFLSSPPPSVPPERDCPLEDRSAVQELEQSLVSENSVENTEHEESLGHSDGNVTLIDANGEESSSPTEHSYKMSEEDTQKMIKLRAANEALFTGRRNAAKAAWRAILRELGLQGKVSTVQLAKKWDNLKRRYKDLRFPPVGMETSVDPSSWPWFSLMHDAIEGRLSHSAPMLDPENCGQELDDTPHKLRPQRQIAPPIPHQAPPTPHQAPPTPHQAPPTPHQSSNQIHIPPNTATTTPAPDFSTETFVTENNVALHREWGILDRERALLERDRQLVEQEKASVQRERAAVQAERMWLERERADLQRDRAMVDQERAALARDREILDQRAIMLNTVGHVQHLNSLM, encoded by the exons ATGACTTCCCATATGCTGTCAATGGAGCCTCCGCTGGTTACACTACCTCAATTCACCGAAAACTCTTATAAAA TGACTGAGGACGACGTGAAACGATTGATCGAGTTCAGAGCGTCCAATGAGGCTCTGTTCACCGGGAAGAGGAACTCGGCCAAGATCGCCTGGAG tgTTATTTTAAAAGGCTTGGGACTCGAGGGGAAGCTGACTCCAGACCAGATTGCCAAGAAATGGGACAATCTTCGGACAAAATATAAG gaCTTGAAGCAGCCATACCAGGGGCAGGAGGTCTCTGGGGTGGTGGAGTCCTGGCCCTGGTTCCACATGATGGAGGAGGCGATGCACGGACGCCTGTTCAACAGCAGCATGGTCCTAAACCCGGACTCTGAACCTGACCAGAaccaagaccagaaccagacccagAACCAGAATCAGCCCCAGGAAAACCAGGACATACTCGAGTTCCTGATAAAGACGGAGATGGACGAGTCGGTGAACATGAGCCGAAGGACGAGGAGTTCAACGGGGAACACGGCCACCGGAGGAGCTCTGGGCTGGAGGAGGATATCAGAGTGCTCCTACAAAT gGACAGACAATGAAACTGAAAAACTAATTAAACTTCGAGCTTCAAATGAAGTCCTGTTCACTGGAAGAAGGAACACAGCAAAACCAGCCTGGAG AGCCATCCTGTTCGAGATGGGGCTGCAGGGAAAAGTGTCCATCGATCAGCTGGCAAAAAAATGGGACAATCTGAAGAGGAAGTACAAG GAGCTGAAGTTCCCTGCTCCCGGTGTGGACCCAAACCTGAGCTCATGGCCCTGGTTTTTCCGGATGAACGAGGCGATGGAGGGACGTTTAGCCGGAGCTGCTCCCCTCCTCACTCCCATCATCGAAGAGGAAGATGAGTTCTGTGAAGCTCCCTCTCCGATGCCCAAAAAGAGGCAGAGACGCAGCCGTGGGATGACGGACTTCCTGACAGAGAGCGAGATTGACCTCCTGGTGGAAAACGTGGAGAAGAACGGAGCGGGGAATTTAGCCGAGGCGCAACGAGGGAGTGAATATAGCTACAAGT TGACAGAAGAAGACACTCGGAGATTAATCGAGTTACGAGCAGCAAATGAAGTTTTGTTCACGGGAAAAAGGAACACCGTCAAACCGGCCTGGAG GGGAATTGTGAAGGAGCTCGGACTCACGGGGAAAATCACTCCGGATCAAGTTGCAAAGAAATGGGACAATCTCAAGACCAGGTTTAAG GACCTGAAGTTCCCTCCTCAGGGGATGGAGGGCCAGGTGAACCCCGCAGGCTGGCCCTGGTTCCAGCTCATGAGCGACGCCTTCGAGGGCCGTCTACTCGGAAAAGCACCCTCTGTGGAGCCTGTGTGGAATAACTCTGACGATACACTCTTCCTGTCCTCCCCCCCGCCCTCTGTGCCTCCCGAGAGAGACTGCCCCCTGGAGGACCGGAGCGCGGTACAGGAGCTGGAGCAGAGTCTGGTGTCGGAAAACTCCGTAGAAAACACAGAGCATGAGGAGAGCCTTGGACATTCAGATGGAAATGTGACCCTGATAGACGCCAATGGAGAGGAGTCATCATCGCCCACAGAACACTCATATAAAA TGTCGGAGGAGGACACTCAAAAGATGATCAAACTCAGAGCTGCAAACGAGGCCTTATTCACCGGACGCAGGAACGCTGCCAAAGCTGCCTGGAG AGCAATCCTGAGAGAGCTGGGTCTACAGGGGAAGGTCTCCACGGTTCAACTCGCCAAGAAATGGGACAACTTGAAGAGGAGATACAAG GACCTGCGGTTTCCTCCAGTCGGGATGGAGACCTCTGTGGACCCTTCTTCTTGGCCCTGGTTCAGTTTGATGCATGACGCCATTGAGGGCCGCTTGTCCCACAGTGCCCCCATGCTCGACCCAGAGAACTGCGGCCAAGAACTTGACGACACACCCCACAAACTCCGCCCGCAGCGACAAATAGCTCCTCCCATACCTCACCAAGCCCCACCTACCCCTCACCAAGCTCCACCTACACCTCACCAAGCCCCACCTACTCCTCACCAATCGTCCAATCAAATTCATATTCCTCCTAATACAGCAACAACTACTCCCGCTCCCGATTTTAGCACGGAAACATTTGTGACTGAGAATAACGTCGCTTTACATCGTGAGTGGGGCATTTTGGACCGAGAGCGCGCCCTGctggagagggacagacagttGGTGGAGCAGGAGAAAGCTTCTGTGCAGAGGGAGAGGGCAGCAGTGCAGGCGGAGCGGATGTGGCTGGAGCGGGAACGTGCGGATCTACAGCGTGACCGTGCCATGGTGGACCAGGAGAGGGCCGCACTGGCGCGGGACAGGGAGATACTGGACCAGAGGGCGATTATGCTGAACACTGTAGGACACGTGCAACATCTCAACTCACTCATGTAG